In Pogoniulus pusillus isolate bPogPus1 chromosome 2, bPogPus1.pri, whole genome shotgun sequence, the following are encoded in one genomic region:
- the SPP2 gene encoding secreted phosphoprotein 24 gives MSILIFFLILSVFSCSGFPVYDYELPVIEEALNASIARINSQSWGTNLYGVVTSHVTRVDTWNSDDYRLELQFSIRETVCTKASGRDPSTCDFKIGLFVPTALCRSVVEVSGELISNVTVQCHRGTSSSESMSSEEMMHLPVINPSRRGSSRLEDMFTPEAFPSRRRGSSRGDWYKPSYFSSDKVE, from the exons ATGAGCATCTTAATTTTCTTCCTCATATTGAGTGTTTTCTCATGTTCAG GCTTTCCAGTGTACGACTATGAACTCCCTGTCATAGAAGAGGCTCTCAATGCTTCCATTGCAAGGATCAATTCTCAGTCATGGGGCACAAACCTGTACGGTGTTGTCACAAGCCACGTCACAAGA GTTGACACATGGAACAGTGATGACTATAGACtagagctgcagttcagcatTCGTGAAACTGTGTGCACGAAAGCTTCAGGCAGAGACCCATCCACATGTGACTTCAAAATTGGTCTTTTTGTG ccaactgctctctgcagaagtGTTGTGGAAGTCTCTGGTGAGCTGATCTCGAATGTTACTGTGCAGTGCCATCGTGGCACATCCAGTTCTGAATCCATGAGCAGCGAGGAG ATGATGCATCTGCCAGTAATAAATCCCAGCAGGCGAGGGAGCAGTCGCTTGGAAG atatgTTCACTCCTGAAGCCTTCCCTTCAAGGAGAAGAGGTAGCAGCCGTGGGGATTGGTATAAACCCAGTTATTTCAGCTCTGACAAGGTTGAGTAA